A genomic stretch from Lathyrus oleraceus cultivar Zhongwan6 chromosome 2, CAAS_Psat_ZW6_1.0, whole genome shotgun sequence includes:
- the LOC127119274 gene encoding AP-1 complex subunit mu-2 gives MSGAASALFLLDIKGRILVWRDYRGDVSAIEAERFFTKFIDKQADEQCQDPVVYDNGVTYMFIQHSNVYLAIAARQNCNAASLIFFLHRLVDVFKHYFEELEEESLRDNFVVVYELLDEIMDFGYPQYTEAKILSEFIKTDAYRMEVTQRPPMAVTNAVSWRSEGISYKKNEVFLDVVESVNILVNSNGQLIRSDVVGALKMRTFLSGMPECKLGLNDRVLLEAQGRTTKGKAIDLEDIKFHQCVRLARFENDRTISFIPPDGSFDLMTYRLSTQVKPLLWVEATVEKHSKSRIEIMVKARSQFKERSTATNVEIELPVPVDATNPNIRTSMGSASYAPEKDALIWKIRSFPGGKEYMLRAEFRLPSITDEEATPERKAPIRVKFEIPYFTVSGIQVRYLKIIEKSGYQALPWVRYITMAGEYELRLI, from the exons ATGTCAGGGGCAGCTTCTGCTCTGTTCCTCCTCGACATCAAAGGCCGCATCCTCGTCTGGCGTGACTACCGCGGCGACGTCTCCGCCATTGAAGCTGAGCGCTTCTTCACCAAATTCATCGACAAGCAG GCTGATGAACAGTGTCAAGATCCGGTTGTTTACGATAACGGTGTTACGTATATGTTCATACAACATAGCAATGTTTACCTTGCGATTGCGGCGAGACAAAACTGTAATGCCGCTAGTCTTATTTTCTTCCTGCATCGACTAGTTGAT GTGTTTAAGCATTATTTTGAGGAATTAGAAGAAGAATCGCTAAGGGATAACTTTGTTGTTGTG TATGAGCTACTTGATGAAATTATGGACTTTGGTTACCCTCAATATACCGAGGCAAAGATTCTTAGTGAGTTTATTAAGACTGATGCTTATAGAATGGAAGTTACTCAGAGACCTCCTATGGCTGTGACTAATGCAGTGTCCTGGCGAAGTGAAGGGATTAGTTACAAGAAAAACGAG GTTTTCTTGGATGTGGTGGAGAGTGTTAATATACTCGTCAATAGCAACGGACAATTAATTAGATCTGACGTTGTTGGGGCACTGAAGATGAGAACATTTTTGAG TGGTATGCCTGAGTGTAAACTTGGTTTAAACGATAGAGTGTTGTTAGAGGCACAAGGTAGAACAACCAAGGGAAAGGCGATAGACTTGGAAgacatcaagtttcatca GTGTGTTCGGTTGGCTCGATTTGAAAATGATCGAACAATTTCTTTCATACCTCCTGATGGGTCATTTGATTTGATGACATACAGACTCAGTACACAG GTTAAGCCTTTACTTTGGGTGGAAGCAACTGTTGAAAAGCATTCAAAGAGTCGGATTGAGATTATGGTAAAGGCTAGGAGTCAGTTTAAGGAACGTAG CACTGCCACAAATGTTGAGATTGAGTTGCCCGTGCCTGTTGATGCAACCAATCCTAACATTCGAACGTCAATGGGATCTGCATCATATGCACCTGAAAAAGATGCGTTGATCTGGAAAATTAGATCCTTCCCTGGAGGCAAG GAGTATATGTTAAGAGCGGAATTTCGCCTTCCCAGTATAACAGATGAGGAAGCAACTCCTGAGAGAAAAGCTCCTATACGTGTGAAATTTGAGATACCATATTTTACTGTTTCTGGAATACAG GTTAGATATTTGAAGATTATTGAGAAGAGTGGGTATCAGGCTCTTCCATGGGTGCGATACATAACAATGGCAGGAGAGTATGAACTAAGGCTTATTTAA
- the LOC127119275 gene encoding L-tryptophan--pyruvate aminotransferase 1 — protein sequence MVVAKASSSPSHPLTNNVFPCSIIDAQKGDPLAFESYWKQMNDECTVVIKGWELMSYYSDLSNMCWFMLPELKDVIERIHHLVGNAVTKDRYIVVGNGSSQLFQASLFALSPLDVPDHPVNVVAAAPYYSEYKNVINILNSRMFQWGDDAAVYDKNEPYIEVVTSPNNPDGTLREPVVNSVAEGKLIHDLAYYWPQFTPITHEADDDVMLFTFSKCTGHAGSRIGWAIVKDIEVAKKMATFVQSSSMGVSKESQTRAAKIIGVVCDGYQNFKSSESELFFEYSKRLVKERWEKFREAVEQSMVFTVTKYPKAYCNFTNEISETYPSFAWLKCEGNEDGHNYLRKLNICSREGERFGADSKFVRVSMLGMDDDFNELVKRLSNVKIE from the exons ATGGTGGTGGCTAAGgcttcttcttctccttctcaTCCTCTCACAAATAATGTCTTCCCTTGTTCCATCATTGATGCTCAGAA GGGTGATCCATTGGCATTTGAGTCATACTGGAAGCAGATGAATGACGAGTGTACGGTAGTGATTAAAGGATGGGAGTTGATGAGTTACTATAGCGATTTGAGTAACATGTGTTGGTTCATGTTGCCAGAACTCAAAGATGTCATTGAAAGAATTCACCATTTGGTTGGAAATGCTGTGACCAAAGATAGATACATAGTCGTTGGAAATGGTTCATCTCAGCTCTTTCAAGCTTCTTTGTTTGCTCTGTCTCCTTTAGATGTCCCTGATCACCCTGTCAATGTTGTTGCTGCCGCTCCCTATTACTCG GAATACAAGAATGTGATTAATATATTGAATTCAAGGATGTTTCAATGGGGTGATGATGCTGCTGTGTATGATAAAAACGAACCTTACATCGAGGTGGTGACCTCCCCGAACAACCCTGACGGGACTCTTCGTGAACCGGTGGTGAACTCTGTAGCTGAAGGGAAGTTGATTCATGATTTGGCGTATTATTGGCCGCAATTTACTCCGATTACTCACGAGGCTGATGATGATGTTATGCTCTTCACATTCTCCAAATGCACCGGTCATGCTGGTTCTCGCATCGG ATGGGCTATTGTGAAGGACATTGAAGTTGCTAAAAAGATGGCAACATTTGTGCAGTCGAGTTCGATGGGGGTGTCAAAAGAATCCCAAACACGAGCTGCCAAGATCATTGGAGTGGTTTGTGATGGTTACCAAAATTTCAAGTCCAGTGAATCTGAACTCTTCTTTGAATATAGCAAACGTCTCGTGAAGGAAAGGTGGGAGAAATTTAGGGAAGCTGTTGAGCAAAGCATGGTTTTCACTGTAACCAAGTATCCAAAGGCTTACTGTAACTTCACCAATGAGATATCTGAAACATACCCTA GTTTTGCTTGGCTGAAATGCGAGGGAAACGAAGATGGTCATAACTATCTAAGAAAATTGAATATTTGTTCAAGAGAAGGGGAACGATTTGGTGCTGATTCAAAGTTTGTTAGGGTTAGTATGCTTGGCATGGATGATGATTTCAATGAATTGGTAAAGAGGCTATCAAATGTTAAAATAGAATAA